One window of Phycisphaeraceae bacterium genomic DNA carries:
- a CDS encoding arsenate reductase ArsC translates to MIEPKDEPVVPKLRVLFLCTGNSCRSQMAEGWAHALKSDVIDACSAGTDPHGLNPMAVRVMAEAHVDIAHQASKHVNEFLNEQIDYVVTVCDSAHQTCPIFPGKAKVVHVGFEDPPALAHDAKTEEEAIAHYRRVRDEIKLFVASLPEFFDEAAE, encoded by the coding sequence ATGATCGAACCAAAGGACGAACCAGTTGTACCAAAGCTTCGCGTGTTGTTTTTGTGCACAGGCAACTCGTGCAGAAGCCAGATGGCCGAGGGATGGGCCCACGCACTTAAATCAGACGTCATCGATGCATGCAGCGCCGGCACAGATCCGCACGGACTCAACCCCATGGCAGTCCGTGTGATGGCTGAAGCGCACGTTGACATTGCGCATCAGGCATCAAAGCACGTCAACGAGTTCCTGAACGAACAGATCGACTATGTGGTGACTGTATGTGATTCTGCACATCAAACATGCCCGATCTTTCCCGGGAAAGCAAAGGTCGTCCATGTCGGGTTTGAGGATCCGCCAGCTCTTGCGCACGATGCCAAAACAGAAGAGGAAGCGATCGCCCATTACCGGCGCGTGCGCGATGAGATCAAGCTCTTTGTTGCATCACTCCCGGAGTTCTTCGATGAAGCAGCCGAGTAG